A single region of the Salvelinus sp. IW2-2015 linkage group LG20, ASM291031v2, whole genome shotgun sequence genome encodes:
- the rab3db gene encoding RAB3D, member RAS oncogene family, b, with the protein MASVNDSRLQQQPAQKDAADQNFDYMFKLLIIGNSSVGKTSFLFRYADDSFTSAFVSTVGIDFKVKTVFRNEKRIKLQIWDTAGQERYRTITTAYYRGAMGFLLMYDITNQDSFNAVQDWATQIKTYSWDNAQVILVGNKCELEDDRLVPTEXXQRLAXDLGFQFFEARAKDNINVKQVFERLVDVICEKMNESMGGDANLLSNHRSTSLQDSPPENHGGCGC; encoded by the exons ATGGCGTCAGTGAATGACTCTCGCCTTCAGCAGCAGCCTGCCCAGAAGGATGCGGCTGACCAGAACTTTGACTACATGTTCAAGCTGCTGATCATTGGCAACAGCAGTGTGGGGAAGACCAGCTTCCTGTTCCGCTATGCTGATGACTCCTTCACCTCAGCCTTTGTCTCCACCGTGGGCATAGACTTCAAGGTCAAGACCGTCTTCCGCAATGAGAAAAGGATAAAGCTACAGATATGG GACACAGCGGGGCAGGAGCGCTACCGTACCATCACCACAGCCTACTACAGAGGAGCCATGGGCTTCCTGCTCAtgtatgacatcaccaaccaggACTCCTTCAACGCAGTTCAGGACTG GGCAACTCAGATTAAGACATACTCTTGGGACAACGCACAGGTGATCCTGGTGGGAAACAAGTGTGAACTGGAGGATGACAGGCTAGTCCCCACAGAGGAWYGCCAGAGACTGGCCYAAGATCTTG GGTTCCAGTTCTTCGAGGCCAGRGCCAAGGACAACATCAACGTGAAGCAGGTGTTTGAGCGGCTGGTAGACGTCATCTGTGAGAAGATGAACGAGAGCATGGGRGGAGATGCCAACCTGTTGTCCAATCACAGGAGCACCAGTCTACAGGACTCWCCTCCAGAGAACCATGGGGGCTGTGGCTGCTAA
- the tmem205 gene encoding transmembrane protein 205: MVTEGEPTDLVKVLHLLVLSFAWGMQLWVSFIAGFALVKQVTLHTFGLVQSKLFPVYFYCLLGSNFVSLAVYAVYHPRELLDWHESLQMALYXLAVIMAGLNAQWFGPSATEVMFKLREVEQEHGLGNQIGIGSQREAYAKLREQEPKYKAYKSTFGHYHGLSNLCNLIGFICTTTNIVYTALNLHTI; encoded by the exons ATGGTCACAGAAGGGGAGCCTACAGATTTGGTGAAAGTGCTGCACCTGCTGGTGCTGTCCTTTGCATGGGGAATGCAGTTGTGGGTCTCCTTTATAGCAG GTTTTGCACTGGTGAAGCAGGTAACACTGCACACCTTTGGGCTGGTGCAAAGCAAGCTGTTCCCTGTCTATTTCTATTGCCTACTGGGCAGCAACTTTGTCAGCCTTGCTGTGTATGCAGTCTACCACCCCAGAGAGCTGCTGGATTGGCACGAAAGCCTGCAG ATGGCCCTGTACTTWTTGGCAGTCATCATGGCAGGTCTAAACGCACAGTGGTTCGGCCCGTCTGCCACAGAGGTCATGTTCAAGCTGCGGGAGGTGGAGCAGGAGCATGGCCTGGGGAACCAAATAGGGATAGGGAGCCAGAGGGAAGCCTACGCCAAACTCAGGGAGCAGGARCCCAAGTACAAGGCCTACAAGAGCACCTTTGGCCACTATCATGGCCTGTCCAACTTATGCAACCTGATTGGGTTTATCTGCACAACCACCAACATAGTGTACACAGCTCTCAATTTACACACCATTTAG
- the elof1 gene encoding transcription elongation factor 1 homolog has product MGRRKSKRKPPPKKKLTGNLDTQFTCPFCNHEKSCDVKMERTRNTGIISCTVCLEEFQTPITYLSEPVDVYSDWIDACEAANQ; this is encoded by the exons ATGGGACGCCGAAAATCAAAGAGGAAGCCACCTCCCAAAAAGAAACTGACGGGTAACTTGGACACCCAATTCACCTGTCCCTTTTGTAACCACGAGAAGTCCTGTGATGTCAAAAT GGAACGCACTCGAAACACAGGAATAATATCGTGCACCGTCTGCTTGGAAGAATTCCAGACCCCCATTACTT ATCTTTCAGAACCAGTGGATGTTTACAGTGATTGGATAGATGCTTGCGAAGCAGCCAATCAGTAG
- the cnn1b gene encoding calponin-1, translating into MSKNFKGGPSFGLSAEVKSKLAQKYDPQKEEELRLWIQDVTGKKIADPFMENLKDGVILCELINTLQPGSVRKINTSPQNWHQLENIGNFVRAITVYGMKPYDLFEANDLFENTNYTQVQSTLITLAGIAQSKGFHSKHDMGVKYATAHQRRFAPDMLKEGRNVIGLQMGTNKLASQKGMTSYGTRRHLYDPRGGMENPLDQSTISLQMGTNKGANQSGMTAPGTRRHIYDKSLGLEECDTSTVSLQMGTNKMASQQGMTTYGLPRQVYDNKYCSNPDEFINNGERAEFDGTMYYD; encoded by the exons ATGTCAAAGAATTTCAAAGGTGGACCATCCTTCGGACTTTCTGCTGAGGTCAAAAGTAAG TTGGCCCAGAAGTATGACCcccagaaggaggaggagctgagGCTGTGGATCCAGGACGTAACAGGCAAGAAGATCGCTGATCCTTTCATGGAGAACCTAAAGGATGGGGTCATCTTGTGCGA ACTTATCAACACACTTCAGCCAGGATCTGTGAGAAAGATTAACACTTCCCCTCAAAACTGGCATCAG CTGGAAAACATTGGCAATTTTGTCCGAGCCATCACAGTTTATGGTATGAAGCCATACGATTTGTTTGAGGCCAACGACCTGTTTGAGAATACCAACTACACCCAGGTCCAGAGCACGCTCATCACCCTGGCTGGAATT GCCCAGTCCAAAGGTTTCCACTCCAAGCATGACATGGGAGTGAAGTATGCAACAGCACACCAGCGCCGTTTTGCCCCAGACATGCTGAAGGAAGGGCGCAATGTCATCGGCCTGCAG ATGGGTACCAACAAACTTGCCAGCCAGAAGGGCATGACATCTTATGGCACGCGGCGTCACCTGTACGACCCGAGGGGGGGAATGGAGAACCCTCTGGACCAATCCACCATCAGCCTCCAGATGGGCACCAATAAGGGTGCCAACCAG tctggCATGACGGCCCCTGGCACCAGGAGACACATCTATGACAAGAGTCTGGGCTTGGAGGAATGCGACACCTCCACCGTCTCACTGCAGATGGGCACCAACAAGATGGCGTCCCAACAGGGCATGACCACATATGGCCTCCCTCGGCAGGTCTACGACAACAAGTACTGCTCCAACCCTGATGAATTCATCAACAACGGGGAGAGGGCTGAGTTTGACGGTACTATGTACTATGACTAA